One Parcubacteria group bacterium DNA window includes the following coding sequences:
- a CDS encoding ParB/RepB/Spo0J family partition protein gives MDKRPYNQSIFWVETEKIKPNPYQPRREFDEAKLKDLSESIRQYGILQPLVVTRKEFATDDGLRTEYELIAGERRLRAARLAGVSQVPVIIREGDTEEVNERVKLEIAIIENVQREDLNPIDRARAFKRLAEEFRFTHAQIATRISKSREFVSNSIRMLALPEAILQAIVDQQITEGHTRPLLMLIEKPDEQMTLFKDILYKKLNVREAERISRHIAHERARKKSPDMDPELLEIERQLASSLGTRVHIERREVGGGRVAIDFVTTDDLRGLLERIVRLEEAAEEIANAAEGVALQAPEDSAEKIIENPPTEGDGDLYSVKNFTI, from the coding sequence ATGGACAAGCGACCCTATAACCAATCTATTTTCTGGGTGGAAACAGAGAAGATTAAACCGAACCCCTATCAACCTCGGCGGGAATTTGATGAAGCGAAGTTAAAGGACCTCTCCGAATCCATCCGTCAGTATGGTATCTTGCAGCCGCTCGTTGTAACGCGAAAAGAATTTGCTACAGACGATGGGCTTCGCACCGAGTATGAGCTCATTGCTGGCGAGCGGCGTCTGCGCGCCGCTCGGCTCGCGGGTGTCTCTCAGGTCCCCGTCATCATCCGCGAAGGGGATACGGAAGAAGTCAACGAGCGGGTGAAACTCGAGATTGCGATCATAGAAAACGTCCAACGCGAGGACCTGAACCCCATTGATCGTGCCCGCGCATTCAAGCGTCTTGCTGAAGAGTTCAGATTTACCCACGCTCAAATTGCGACGAGAATCAGCAAAAGCCGTGAGTTTGTTTCAAACAGCATTCGCATGCTCGCTCTTCCTGAAGCAATCTTGCAGGCAATAGTTGACCAACAGATCACCGAGGGACACACAAGGCCGCTTTTGATGCTTATCGAGAAGCCCGATGAGCAAATGACGCTCTTTAAAGATATTCTCTACAAGAAGCTCAATGTTCGCGAAGCAGAACGCATTTCGCGGCACATTGCGCACGAACGTGCACGCAAAAAGTCTCCGGATATGGATCCAGAATTGCTCGAGATCGAACGTCAACTTGCTTCGAGCCTCGGGACACGTGTCCACATTGAGCGTCGCGAAGTCGGCGGCGGGCGTGTTGCGATTGACTTTGTTACTACCGACGACCTTCGCGGACTCCTTGAGCGCATTGTTCGCCTAGAGGAAGCAGCAGAAGAAATTGCAAATGCCGCCGAGGGAGTGGCATTGCAAGCTCCGGAGGATTCTGCCGAGAAGATTATTGAGAATCCACCAACCGAGGGAGACGGAGATCTCTACTCAGTA